A region of the Leishmania panamensis strain MHOM/PA/94/PSC-1 chromosome 10 sequence genome:
GGTCGAAgcttggcggcggcacaaAGCGCCGCGTCTCCTCGAACGTCTCATCCGCCATGTGGAAGTCGGAGTTGATGAAGAAGTTGTCGCCCTCGTAACTCAGCTCCAGCGGCTTCTCCGGGCTAAACACCTCCTTTAGCTCCGGCACAAACATGCCGTCCAGCTTCTTCTTGTTCTTGTCGAAGGGGGAGCCGAACATGCGGCCAGACCAGTTCTGGTTCGCTGGTGGCCACCACTTGTCACTCTCGCTGAGgccctcctgctgctgtagcgGTTCCTGCCCGGCGCGTTGCGCATCTGTGGCCCGCCGTAccgtgcggcggcgcagctcagaCGCCTCCGCGTCGTCTTGCCTCTTTTTGCTGTACTCCACACCTCCTGGGGAAGCCCCGGGTGTGGTCATCGCcgtgcgcggcggtggcgtgtgACTCGCTAGCGAGGAGGTGTGGGGGGAGATGCCAGGCAGGCAACCACCCTCGATAGGGCGACGGGCGATCTTGGGGTCGtagagcggcggcgcacgacTGCGGCTTCTATCGCTGTcaccggcgccaccgccgctgctgccaacAGCACcagtcgcagctgctgcggctgccgacGCGCGCGCACTTTTGTGTGGTGATGCTGTCAAGGATGCCGAATTATTCGCGACACCTTGAAGGTCTGGAGTCGTGTGCAGGTGGCGTTGGTGGGATACCAGCACACGTgtcggcaccgctgcagccctACACGCCGTCATGCGCGCAACGGTGAGCACTTGGTACATGTCGGAGATGAAGACTAAGGGGCCGTGTgtcgatagagagagagtgcaGGAGGACAGGAGGGATGGTACTAAGTAATCCCCCCCAAATGCCGCCCGTGCACAGGTCGTACCTGgcggcgtgcgcgtgtgtggcggGGTGCACCGCAATGTGCGTGTTTTCGTTCAATGGCACAATGTCGATGCCAAAGCGCAGTGAAGCAAAgacgagagggagacgcagagaagagggtgagagggagaggcacgCCAGGAAGTagagaaggaggtgggagactgcggtgctgctttcCCGACTGTCCAGCCCTCACGAGCGGTAAATACGAGAAAGTCCATGCCgatggtgcgtgtgtgtgtgtgggtgtctaGCCAACAGCAAGAGGCTGGGAGAGGCGCGTTACGTCACCCCCCGCGCAcgggggaggcgaagagcTGTTGCTTACGCAACAAgcgcacagcgagagagagagagagggagggggagggggtcgcGTGACGGGCGGGCTGGTGTGCCACCTTGACAGCCGCTCCATCCGTGATCCCTCCTCAACTCACCTCCGCGCTTCGTCATCGCGAGCGTTCCCCTTTGCGCCAGGAGGAAACGAGTTGAGgcgtaagagagagagggtgaaagAGTTGcgtacccccccccgcccctcacACGCGCAAGCATAAGGCACAGGTGCTTCTACACCCATGTGAGCACCAGAGGAGGCAGCAAGCCGTGGAGGAGAACagggtgcaggtgcgcgcgtgtgttcaAGGGGTGCGCATCCTCTTGAAGTAGGGTTGCAGACAAGAGGGCAAACACTTTTAGGGGCTCACGTCTTCTGTTTGGGTGATGTTGAAGGTTTGCACAAGGTAGCGGCGGCACTCCTCAGCTGCCATGCGCTCCGCCCAggactgccgcagcagcgccagtgtGAGGTACTGCAGCGGTGTAAGAGAGGGGCCGTTGGTGTTGAGGCTGTTGTTGCCACTGGTGCGAACTTGTGCATGGTGGCCGTGCGCATgtccgccggcagcggcgttgagGCCTATTGTTGTGGTCGGCGTCActattgctgctgccggggGCGACCCGACTGTAGGCAGCAGAACAGGCTGACTTGCCACCTCTACGAAGCACTCGCGTGAGTGGTCGccgtcactgctgcagcgtggaTTCCGACACTTTGGGTACAGCCGCCGACCGTAGAGTAGCTCATACAGCGTCGCACCGAGGCTGAAGGCGTCGGTTGGACGTCCACACACGGCTTCACGTAGCGCGCGCAGGTCCATGTATTCGAAGGTCCCGTACGAGTCCTGCACTTCGTCCATGGGGTCCGGGCCGACGAGGCGGCAGTTGCCAAAGTCAGAAAGATAGAACTTGATAGCGTCCATCGTGGTGCCCGACGCGCTGaattgctgctgcggttgcagCCTCTGCTGCGAAGGCCCGTGCTCGTAGGCGAAGAGAATGTTGCTCGGCTTGAGGTCGAGGTGGAGCAGTCCCAGTTCGTGCATCGCTGCGAGCGCCGAGCTCACGCAGTACACCACGCCCTTTGCAatgccgtcgctgcgcgGGATACCCTCCACATCGCCGTCGCACAGTTCCATCACGAGGAACGCCGTTGCGTCGCTCTGGATTAAGTCGTCGTGGGTGATGGAGAGGAAACGCGGCAGACGGACCGATTGCAGCCGCGCCCGTGTGGCCCGCTCCTCTGGTCCCTCCTCAGAGGCAAGCCGCTCCATCTGCATTGCTACttgctgctccagcgtcAGTAGTGCGTCCTCGGCATTCTCTTCCGCCGCTGTGTGCgaggcgcggcggtgcccTCCACgggagaggagctgcacttccacctccagcgctgcttcttccgctctcttgcgcagctgccggtgccagtccagcgcctcctgcgccagaggcggcagcgcctcctgcccGTGGACAAAGAAGGCGCTGTGCAGTGGAAGGATGTAGGGTACCTGCATCTCGTTCAGGAAGCGCATCGTGGCAATCTCGCGTATCGTGGAAAAGGAGTCTTCAATGTTCGCCTTGGTGCGCAGGATGATTGGACATGACTTGACAGCGACGAGGTCGCCATCCACCGTGAGACAGCGCCACACCAACCCAAAGCTCCCCTCCCCGACGAACTCAGCTGATGCAAAAGCGGCCCAGAAGTCGCCAGGGTGGAGAAAGTGCATCGGGGAGAGCACATTccgcgccgcctccatgAAGTTCCTCTTGGTGGGTTTGGTTGGAAAGAAGTCGCGCAGGAGCGCGTCGGCTGGGCGGCCCCAGTCCGGGGGCGTTGGGGTGGACACTGCGGCCTCAGTCTTGGCGCTCTTCGCGCGACTGCGCTTGTGGGCAACTTGGCCAGCCGCGGCAacgtcggcagcggtgcccgTCACGTCTCTGGTTGCCACAGGAATTACAGTGGTCTGTGGTAGATGATGACGGTCTGCGTTGTCGCCTTCCTGCGGCagcaaggcggcggcggcaacgcgccgtgccgcgtgttcttctcccttaccctgcgccagctgctgtagctgctgctggtatGCGTGGATGCTCCGGTAGAGGGGGCTGGAGGGGCGCCGCCCTGGATCCAGCCGGTTTGGGAAGATAAAGTCCTTCACGTGTGGCTTCTGTGGACTCTTGAGCAGTCCgtcgtcatcctcctcgttggCAACAACTTCATTCGCCCTTTCCACACGAGCATCTCTCGCGGTTTTTGGTGTCTTCAGCGATATTGcatccctctccacctccagaCTACCAGACTCCGTCATGTGCGTCTCGCCGTCACCTTCTGGggtgctgtcgtcgtcgtcatcatcgaTAATCAACGGTAGTGACAGCTGAGCATGTACCTCTCCGCCCGTGACTGGCGATGTGTGAAACAGCGCAAGCGACGGGGGTGCGTCTCGAGTGCgctgacgcggcggcgcttcgTTGgtgtcctcgtcctcctcctccgtgtcgTCGTCTAGGTTGATGTAGCAGTGAGGCCCCAGCCCACTTGATAGCCGCTGTTGGGTGGCACTTCCAGTGCCGAGTGAGAGTGCAGGATCGGCAGACGTGTCTGGTGGACGTCGACGGGGGCGAAAGGTCGGTGGCAAAATCTCGGCGATGGGGTGGCTCTTCTCCGCTGGTGGCCGGCGGAGGGCCTGCGCTGGGGATGAGACAGGGACACTCGATTGGTCAACGCGAAcgacagcgtcgccgctCTCTGTTTTACTCGGGCTGGGACATTGGCTTCTCAGCCGCTCATAGACCTCTGTCTGTTCTCCTTCGCCTACTGCCATCCCCCGCTCACGTGGCGACCTCGACGGCGAGGCCGACGTGCCGGAGTGCGCGGCATGCCCGGACAGCACCCGCACTGCGTCGGTTTTTTCTCCGTCCGCCTCCGCGTCGATTTCCTTCTTCACGGAGACGAGAAGGGaatcgctgctgttgtggagTGGCACCGCCCTCGTTGCCTCCGCAACGCCGTCCTCGCCTTCGCTGTCGTTATCGTCGTCATCATCCAAGCAGATCCACATGGTGCCCGGGGAGGCAATGggccgcgtcgccgccgccttcgtaATGAGCTGCGTCGATGGTCGACTGGCCGCTGATGCTGTGGTCGGCCCACTCGGTACTACTGGCAATGGGGCCTCCGAGCCACCCGCCGCGTTCGCAGAGGCCTGCGTGAACGTCTGTGTTGTTTCTCCAATGGAGCTGGAGGCTGGAGACGCAGAGGATGCGACAGGCTGCGTCTGTGATGGTAGTTGGGCCGCGGGCAAGGCGGCGCTAGCCTTCACAGCGCCCTCGCGACTGTCACCGCGCCGGGACGTCGGTGAGACGCTTAATGATTTGGGCAGCCGCGTAATCTGCGGGGATCGCCACACAGGAGGttctcgccgtcgctgccgctgcggggtTGTCGCCGTCGGGGGCTGACTCTCTTCCACGTCGGCGTCGGCCTCTCTAGTTGTCTCCATATCCGCGAGTCGCGTGAGCTgagaggaggatggggaGGTGAAGCTCAGGTTAAGGTATGCGTATGATaaccactgctgctgctggaagaGCGGGTGAGTAGGGAAGGAGGACGGGGTCGCGGAGggtagcggcgcagcggggtggctcgcctccaccacgcccCCACCCGGTGTCTGCTTCAGCCACGCGTACGAGCAGGCTGAGGGAGAGTGCTGGCGGCTCGTGTTGCCACCCATCCGCAGGTGTCCCGCCGGGGCGGGGAAGGACGGAGCGACAGACGCCGCAGTTTTGGGCTGCTGCGACGACAGAACCTCGTCGTCTTTTAATGCTGACGACTGCGTCGACAATAACCACGATGATGTGCCACAACGATGTTCctcggtgccgctgccgtcacgTGGCACCAGTGAGGGCAATCGAGGCGATGTGGCGGCTGTGGCCGAgcctggcggcagcggcggccccttggtccctctctccacgctCCATTGGCTCTCGCTGTCACCGCGGGTGGCGATGTTGCTGAGACCCAGAGGACATGGCTGGTATTgatggcgttgctgctgtcgttggtGAAGCGCCTGAGCGTCTGTTTCCTCGAggccgtcctcctcgctgccgcggcccATGATGAGGGTGCCATTCAGCGAGTCATCTGCGGATGTTGGGGTGAGTGAGATGGAGCGTGCAGGTTGAGTGAACAACTGCTTGACTGTCTCCGTTGCATGCACGGGGGAAGTGCTACTGTGTCTATCGCCGTCGTCTTGCAGCATCTCCTCGCCTTTCTCGTTCTCCTGGAGCAGATGCTGCGTGGCTGGGGTGCCACTGGCTAAcaactgccgctgccaccggtgGCTGCTGGACTTCCTCTCGCTGTCTGCCATGAGGGCCTCTGGGCTGCTCTCAGGGCTTTGACGGTTTAGACTCTCAGCGCCGCGCTCGGTCGGTTGCAATGGGGGTGTCGTACACCGGCGAAGATCtagggtggcgctgctgctcccaccacccccagcttcgcggtggaggaggtgaaggggatGAGTTGGTGAGATCTCTGGGGACGagacgaggcgctgctccacTGCTGTGGCAGTCGACGCCATGAGTGAGACGTGAGGCAGCGTCGGCAGAGCGTCGCGGTGACTCTGGcgagcgccgtcgctgctcctTGTGGCACCAACCATGTCAGCGACGTCCACGCCACTGCGGAAGAGGATGGTGTCTTCGTCATCGCTGTCCTCGTCTTCGCTCTTATTCTCGTTGACAGTTACCACGACGATGGACGGCGCCGctcgcgtcgccgtcgaTGTCCGTGCTGTTGGTCTTgatggtgccgccgccgtatCATCATGCGCATCCTTTCTGTCAGTCTGCGCCGCCTTGTTCTCTTCGGCGCGGCTGGTGATGCGGCCATCGTCGAGCTCTTCGTTTGTCTGAGGCGGCTGCTTGGCTGTGGACCTCCTTCGATGTGTCCCGGTGGTTGGTGCCGGCTTTGCCACGgccgctgctctcgttgCAGCGggcggtgacggcgatgGCAATGACTTTCGCCTTACTGTGCTAGGGGCGGCGGTCTTCTCAGCTGTCTGACGACTCTCTGGCGTCTTAGTCGAGTGCTGTGATGAGGCACCACTACATgtgtggctgccgctgctgctcggcgttCGTACCGGCTTCACTttggcagcagctgcggtggcctTCACAACGATTGCCTTCCGTGTTGCCGCTTTCGAGACCACCCGCGAGGCTGGTGAGGTGCAGAGTCGCTGCACCGCGCGCTTCTTGGCTGTTGTTGGCTTTGGCGGGATTTTTTTCACTGCCTTCGGGGAGTTCTTctttgccgctgccacggctGCCGGCGTGGTGACGGTGGTCTCTGCCTTTCGCTTCACGGCTTTGCGTTTCTTAGGAGGCATGGTGGCTAAGAGGCAAGAGAGGC
Encoded here:
- a CDS encoding protein kinase, putative (TriTrypDB/GeneDB-style sysID: LpmP.10.0760); protein product: MPPKKRKAVKRKAETTVTTPAAVAAAKKNSPKAVKKIPPKPTTAKKRAVQRLCTSPASRVVSKAATRKAIVVKATAAAAKVKPVRTPSSSGSHTCSGASSQHSTKTPESRQTAEKTAAPSTVRRKSLPSPSPPAATRAAAVAKPAPTTGTHRRRSTAKQPPQTNEELDDGRITSRAEENKAAQTDRKDAHDDTAAAPSRPTARTSTATRAAPSIVVVTVNENKSEDEDSDDEDTILFRSGVDVADMVGATRSSDGARQSHRDALPTLPHVSLMASTATAVEQRLVSSPEISPTHPLHLLHREAGGGGSSSATLDLRRCTTPPLQPTERGAESLNRQSPESSPEALMADSERKSSSHRWQRQLLASGTPATQHLLQENEKGEEMLQDDGDRHSSTSPVHATETVKQLFTQPARSISLTPTSADDSLNGTLIMGRGSEEDGLEETDAQALHQRQQQRHQYQPCPLGLSNIATRGDSESQWSVERGTKGPPLPPGSATAATSPRLPSLVPRDGSGTEEHRCGTSSWLLSTQSSALKDDEVLSSQQPKTAASVAPSFPAPAGHLRMGGNTSRQHSPSACSYAWLKQTPGGGVVEASHPAAPLPSATPSSFPTHPLFQQQQWLSYAYLNLSFTSPSSSQLTRLADMETTREADADVEESQPPTATTPQRQRRREPPVWRSPQITRLPKSLSVSPTSRRGDSREGAVKASAALPAAQLPSQTQPVASSASPASSSIGETTQTFTQASANAAGGSEAPLPVVPSGPTTASAASRPSTQLITKAAATRPIASPGTMWICLDDDDDNDSEGEDGVAEATRAVPLHNSSDSLLVSVKKEIDAEADGEKTDAVRVLSGHAAHSGTSASPSRSPRERGMAVGEGEQTEVYERLRSQCPSPSKTESGDAVVRVDQSSVPVSSPAQALRRPPAEKSHPIAEILPPTFRPRRRPPDTSADPALSLGTGSATQQRLSSGLGPHCYINLDDDTEEEDEDTNEAPPRQRTRDAPPSLALFHTSPVTGGEVHAQLSLPLIIDDDDDDSTPEGDGETHMTESGSLEVERDAISLKTPKTARDARVERANEVVANEEDDDGLLKSPQKPHVKDFIFPNRLDPGRRPSSPLYRSIHAYQQQLQQLAQGKGEEHAARRVAAAALLPQEGDNADRHHLPQTTVIPVATRDVTGTAADVAAAGQVAHKRSRAKSAKTEAAVSTPTPPDWGRPADALLRDFFPTKPTKRNFMEAARNVLSPMHFLHPGDFWAAFASAEFVGEGSFGLVWRCLTVDGDLVAVKSCPIILRTKANIEDSFSTIREIATMRFLNEMQVPYILPLHSAFFVHGQEALPPLAQEALDWHRQLRKRAEEAALEVEVQLLSRGGHRRASHTAAEENAEDALLTLEQQVAMQMERLASEEGPEERATRARLQSVRLPRFLSITHDDLIQSDATAFLVMELCDGDVEGIPRSDGIAKGVVYCVSSALAAMHELGLLHLDLKPSNILFAYEHGPSQQRLQPQQQFSASGTTMDAIKFYLSDFGNCRLVGPDPMDEVQDSYGTFEYMDLRALREAVCGRPTDAFSLGATLYELLYGRRLYPKCRNPRCSSDGDHSRECFVEVASQPVLLPTVGSPPAAAIVTPTTTIGLNAAAGGHAHGHHAQVRTSGNNSLNTNGPSLTPLQYLTLALLRQSWAERMAAEECRRYLVQTFNITQTEDVSP